In Rahnella sikkimica, the following are encoded in one genomic region:
- a CDS encoding GhoT/OrtT family toxin: MHVWWEVIKTIYWGGLAVAALVTLLVSRDTIKIRLLTSGIIGFTWPMSLPVVLLFSLF; encoded by the coding sequence GTGCACGTTTGGTGGGAAGTGATTAAAACGATTTATTGGGGTGGATTGGCTGTTGCGGCGCTGGTAACGCTTCTCGTGAGCCGCGACACGATTAAAATACGCTTGCTAACGTCCGGCATTATCGGGTTTACCTGGCCGATGAGCCTTCCCGTCGTTCTGCTCTTCTCGCTGTTCTGA
- the fliD gene encoding flagellar filament capping protein FliD, with product MATVSSLGIGSGLDLTTLLTNLTTAEKARLTPISNAQSSYSAKLTAYGTMQSALQTFADAATALSSTNTYGATTATSSNTAAFSATTTTGAAAGKYSVSVTQLASAQSLISTTQTSSTTALGATTSGNSRTLTISQGDGSTPLSIKLTDSQTSLTGVRDAINKAGGGVTASVVKVTDSSYKLVLSANNTGTNSEMTVAVTGDDTLNNIIGYDSSTSTGAMTQNAVAANAQLSFNGIDLERQSNTISDAQDGITLSLTGTTTTAASLTVAKNTSTASTAIQTFVDSYNALQDTFTSLTKFTATATNTDTSDSTNGALLGDSALRTIQTRLKTALGSASGSGTISSLSSIGITTDPTTGKLEIDSTKLNTALTSNTAAVQTMMVGDGKTTGVMTNIANLNTGFLNTTNGTIANAEAAVNTTLKSLTTQYNSVNDSINTTIARYKTQFTALDVAIQKLNSTATYLTTQFEAMSSSSSS from the coding sequence ATGGCCACTGTCTCTTCATTAGGTATTGGTTCAGGCTTAGACCTCACCACTTTGCTGACTAACCTGACCACCGCTGAAAAAGCACGCCTGACGCCTATCAGCAACGCGCAGAGCAGCTATAGTGCCAAGCTTACCGCTTACGGCACGATGCAAAGCGCCTTGCAAACATTTGCCGACGCGGCCACTGCGTTGTCATCCACCAATACCTATGGCGCTACCACCGCCACATCGAGTAATACCGCCGCCTTCAGCGCGACCACCACCACGGGTGCCGCCGCCGGTAAATACTCTGTTTCCGTGACCCAGCTGGCCTCTGCCCAGTCTTTAATCTCCACCACGCAAACCAGCAGCACGACCGCATTAGGTGCAACTACCAGCGGTAACTCCCGCACCCTCACCATCAGCCAGGGCGACGGCAGCACCCCGCTGAGCATTAAGTTGACCGACTCGCAAACGTCACTGACTGGCGTTCGTGATGCGATTAATAAAGCCGGTGGTGGCGTTACCGCCAGCGTCGTGAAAGTCACCGACAGCAGCTATAAGCTGGTACTGAGCGCCAACAATACCGGTACCAATTCAGAAATGACGGTGGCCGTTACGGGCGATGACACCCTGAACAACATCATCGGTTATGACTCTTCCACCAGCACCGGTGCGATGACGCAAAACGCCGTGGCCGCTAACGCCCAACTGAGTTTCAATGGCATCGACCTGGAACGTCAAAGCAATACCATCAGCGATGCACAGGACGGGATTACCTTAAGCCTGACCGGTACCACAACCACCGCGGCATCGCTGACCGTGGCGAAAAACACCAGTACCGCATCGACGGCTATTCAGACCTTTGTTGATTCCTATAACGCCTTACAGGATACCTTCACCAGTCTGACCAAATTTACGGCCACCGCGACCAACACGGATACCTCAGATAGCACCAACGGGGCGTTGCTCGGTGACAGCGCGTTGCGCACAATCCAGACGCGTCTGAAAACAGCCCTGGGGTCTGCTTCCGGTTCCGGCACAATCAGCTCATTGTCCAGCATCGGTATCACGACCGACCCGACCACCGGTAAGCTGGAAATTGACAGCACTAAACTCAACACGGCGCTGACCAGCAATACCGCCGCAGTGCAGACCATGATGGTCGGTGATGGTAAAACGACCGGCGTGATGACCAACATCGCCAATCTGAACACCGGTTTCCTCAATACCACCAACGGGACAATTGCGAACGCTGAAGCGGCGGTGAATACCACGCTGAAAAGCCTGACCACGCAATACAACTCGGTCAACGACAGCATTAACACCACCATCGCCCGCTATAAAACGCAGTTTACTGCACTTGATGTGGCTATCCAGAAGCTCAACAGCACGGCGACGTATCTGACGACGCAGTTCGAAGCGATGTCTTCATCAAGTTCAAGCTAG
- the fliZ gene encoding flagella biosynthesis regulatory protein FliZ yields MPAGIKTRPLSRYLKDFKHSQTHCSQCAKELDRMALVFRGQIINKEAIAKMDQPIDDDVWHNLSQELTALCRFCSEISCNSHSSYFDIMAFKQYLFEQTEMNHSTVREYVVRLRRLDEILSANNYPLDKLSGDSIHQRIISDLPVAGHDNYRIALRKYDQYLAWQKSA; encoded by the coding sequence ATGCCAGCGGGAATCAAAACAAGGCCTTTAAGCCGTTATCTTAAAGATTTTAAACACAGTCAGACTCATTGCTCACAGTGTGCAAAAGAACTCGACAGGATGGCACTGGTGTTTCGCGGGCAAATCATCAATAAAGAGGCCATCGCCAAGATGGACCAGCCTATTGATGATGACGTGTGGCACAACCTGTCGCAGGAACTGACCGCACTGTGTCGTTTTTGCAGTGAGATAAGCTGTAACAGCCATTCGTCATATTTTGACATCATGGCGTTTAAGCAATATCTGTTCGAGCAGACAGAGATGAACCACAGCACGGTGCGCGAGTACGTTGTCCGCCTCCGCCGTCTGGACGAAATCTTGTCAGCAAACAACTATCCTCTCGATAAACTTTCAGGGGACAGCATCCACCAGCGGATCATCAGTGATTTGCCGGTGGCGGGCCACGACAACTACCGTATTGCCCTGCGCAAATACGACCAGTATCTGGCCTGGCAGAAATCCGCGTAA
- a CDS encoding DUF7736 domain-containing protein, whose product MKKLTPEQCIILTGFTGILHGEFEGFHEDLQRRLGREVQTSELGYPEFIEECRTLYEDDFNNLMPD is encoded by the coding sequence GTGAAAAAATTAACGCCAGAGCAATGCATTATCCTGACCGGATTTACCGGGATCCTGCATGGCGAATTTGAGGGGTTTCACGAAGATTTGCAGAGGCGCCTGGGCCGTGAAGTCCAGACGTCAGAACTGGGATACCCGGAATTTATCGAAGAATGCCGGACACTTTACGAAGACGATTTTAACAATCTAATGCCAGACTGA
- the fliS gene encoding flagellar export chaperone FliS, with the protein MYNAKGTQAYAQVGVESAVMSASPYQLVTMLFDGARSALIRARIFIQQGSIAEKGKSLSMAINIIDSGLKAGLSREKGDPELVDNLEALYSYMVRRLLHANLHNDQEAITEVLALLENIADAWRQIGPTPHPSQDQYNGSTSVSG; encoded by the coding sequence ATGTATAACGCTAAAGGAACGCAGGCTTACGCGCAGGTTGGTGTAGAAAGCGCAGTCATGAGTGCGTCGCCTTACCAGTTAGTCACGATGTTATTTGACGGGGCGCGTAGCGCCCTGATCCGTGCACGCATTTTTATTCAACAAGGCAGCATTGCCGAAAAAGGCAAATCGCTGTCTATGGCGATTAATATTATCGACAGCGGACTGAAAGCGGGATTAAGTCGGGAGAAAGGCGATCCGGAATTAGTGGATAACCTCGAAGCGCTTTACTCGTATATGGTTCGCCGTTTATTACATGCAAATTTACACAACGATCAAGAGGCCATCACCGAGGTGTTGGCCTTGCTTGAAAATATCGCCGATGCCTGGCGGCAAATCGGCCCAACCCCCCACCCGTCGCAGGACCAATATAATGGATCAACATCAGTATCTGGTTAA
- a CDS encoding RNA polymerase sigma factor FliA, whose translation MSDLYTADGVIDKNSLWQRYVPLVRHEALRLQVRLPASVELDDLLQAGGIGLLNAVERFDAMQGTAFTTYAVQRIRGAMLDELRSRDWVPRSVRRNAREVSQAMHNAEQKLGRPPSEGEVAQALDIPIEEYRQILMDTNSSQLFSYDEWREEHGDSAEALMEGHEEANPLHHLLEGSLRHRVMEAIDALPEREKMVLTLYYQEELNLKEIGAVLDVGESRVSQLHSQAIKRLRSRLANDH comes from the coding sequence GTGAGCGATCTGTATACCGCCGACGGCGTGATAGACAAAAATTCTTTGTGGCAGCGCTATGTTCCGCTTGTGCGCCATGAAGCCCTGCGTTTGCAGGTGCGGCTTCCCGCCAGCGTAGAGCTTGATGATCTACTGCAAGCGGGAGGGATCGGCCTGTTAAATGCGGTTGAGCGTTTTGATGCGATGCAGGGGACGGCATTTACCACTTATGCTGTCCAGCGTATCCGGGGCGCGATGCTTGATGAGTTGCGAAGCCGCGACTGGGTACCGCGCAGCGTCAGACGTAATGCGCGTGAAGTGTCTCAGGCGATGCATAACGCAGAACAAAAATTAGGGCGACCGCCGAGTGAAGGAGAGGTGGCGCAGGCACTGGATATTCCTATCGAGGAATACCGGCAGATATTAATGGATACGAACAGTAGCCAGTTGTTTTCTTATGACGAATGGCGCGAAGAGCACGGCGATTCTGCCGAGGCATTGATGGAAGGGCACGAAGAGGCCAACCCGTTACATCATCTGCTGGAGGGCAGTTTGCGCCACCGGGTGATGGAAGCTATCGATGCGTTACCAGAACGGGAAAAGATGGTACTTACGCTTTACTACCAGGAAGAGTTGAATTTAAAAGAGATCGGGGCGGTGCTGGATGTCGGGGAATCCCGTGTAAGCCAGCTCCACAGTCAGGCGATTAAGCGTTTGCGAAGCCGCCTGGCCAACGACCACTGA
- the tcyL gene encoding cystine ABC transporter permease, whose protein sequence is MQESIQLVLDSAPFLLKGTLFTLQLSLGGMVFGLILGFMLALMRLSHFWPLSWLSRFYVSVFRGTPLIAQLFMIYYGLPQFGIELDPIPAAMIGLSLNTAAYTSETLRAAISSIEKGQWEAAASIGMNPWQTMRRVILPQAARTALPPLGNSFIGLVKDTSLAATIQVPELFRQAQLVTSRTLEVFTMYLAASIIYWVLATVLSFLQNRLEDRVNRQDQEPS, encoded by the coding sequence ATGCAAGAAAGTATTCAACTGGTGCTGGATTCAGCACCATTTTTATTGAAAGGTACCCTGTTCACCCTCCAGCTGAGTCTGGGCGGTATGGTGTTCGGGTTAATATTGGGCTTTATGCTGGCGCTGATGCGCCTTTCGCATTTCTGGCCGCTGTCGTGGCTGTCACGTTTTTACGTGTCCGTATTTCGCGGTACCCCACTGATTGCGCAACTGTTTATGATTTACTACGGTTTGCCACAGTTTGGTATCGAGCTGGATCCTATTCCGGCGGCTATGATTGGCCTCTCACTCAATACCGCGGCTTATACTTCTGAAACCCTGCGAGCGGCGATTTCGTCGATTGAAAAAGGGCAGTGGGAAGCGGCGGCAAGTATCGGCATGAACCCCTGGCAGACGATGCGCCGCGTGATTTTACCGCAGGCGGCACGCACGGCGTTGCCACCGCTGGGCAACAGCTTTATCGGGTTAGTGAAAGACACCTCGCTGGCGGCGACCATTCAGGTGCCGGAACTGTTCCGTCAGGCGCAACTGGTCACTTCGCGCACGCTGGAAGTGTTCACCATGTATCTGGCCGCATCGATTATTTACTGGGTGCTGGCGACCGTTTTATCCTTCCTGCAAAACCGTCTGGAAGACCGTGTTAACCGCCAGGATCAGGAGCCTTCATGA
- the tcyJ gene encoding cystine ABC transporter substrate-binding protein encodes MVFSTLRRRLLLGAVAVSLTAGMVSNSFADEGLLKKVQDRGTLIVGLEGTYPPFSFQGEDGKLTGFEVEFADALAQHMGVKAKLQPTKWDGMLASLESKRIDVVINQVTISPEREKKYDFSTPYTVSGIQALVKKGAEGSITKPEDLKGKKVGVGLGTNYEQWLRANVPGVDVRTYDDDPTKYQDLRVGRINAILVDRLAALDLVKKTKDTLAVAGAPFSRQESGVAIRKDNPELLAAINKAIAEMQKDGSLAKISEKWFGADVTK; translated from the coding sequence ATGGTTTTTTCCACATTGCGTCGTCGCTTACTTTTGGGTGCTGTGGCCGTGAGCCTGACCGCCGGTATGGTCAGCAACAGCTTTGCTGATGAAGGTTTACTGAAAAAAGTGCAAGACCGCGGCACGCTGATCGTCGGTCTGGAAGGGACTTACCCTCCGTTCAGTTTCCAGGGTGAAGACGGCAAACTGACCGGTTTCGAAGTGGAATTCGCTGATGCGCTGGCGCAGCACATGGGCGTGAAAGCGAAGCTGCAACCGACCAAATGGGACGGCATGCTGGCTTCTCTGGAATCCAAACGTATTGATGTGGTCATCAACCAGGTGACCATTTCCCCGGAACGTGAGAAGAAATACGATTTCTCCACGCCGTATACCGTTTCCGGTATTCAGGCGCTGGTGAAGAAGGGCGCTGAAGGGTCGATCACTAAGCCGGAAGATCTGAAAGGCAAAAAAGTCGGCGTGGGTCTGGGGACCAACTACGAACAGTGGTTGCGTGCCAATGTGCCTGGTGTGGATGTCCGTACTTATGATGATGACCCGACGAAATATCAGGATCTGCGCGTAGGCCGTATCAATGCGATTCTGGTTGACCGCCTGGCCGCATTGGATCTGGTGAAGAAAACCAAAGATACTTTAGCGGTTGCTGGTGCGCCATTCTCCCGTCAGGAATCCGGCGTAGCCATTCGCAAAGACAACCCAGAATTGCTGGCAGCTATCAACAAAGCGATTGCCGAAATGCAGAAAGATGGCTCACTCGCGAAGATTTCCGAGAAGTGGTTCGGGGCTGACGTCACCAAATAA
- a CDS encoding D-cysteine desulfhydrase produces the protein MPAKIALLKTRLEAFDRIDLLGTCTPLEKLHRLSEFTGRDIYIKRDDITPLAMGGNKLRKLEYLAAAALAQGADTLVTAGAIQSNHVRQTAAVAAKLGLKCVALLENPIGTTEPNYLTNGNRLLLDLFNADVVMCDELHDPMAQLAELAERLEGQGFRPYVVPVGGSNALGALGYVQCALEIAEQSSANFVDFSAIVVASGSAGTHAGLAVALQHLMPDTQLIGVTVSRKADAQRPKVEAIARDVAVSLQLDEKNPQIILWDEYFAPRYGEPNEAGMAAVKLLAEQEAMLLDPVYTGKAMAGLLDGIERGLFPDEGPILFIHTGGAPALFAYHPQV, from the coding sequence GTGCCTGCTAAAATTGCTTTGCTTAAAACCCGGCTGGAAGCCTTCGACCGTATTGATTTACTGGGCACCTGCACGCCCTTAGAAAAACTCCACCGCCTCTCAGAGTTCACGGGCCGTGACATTTATATCAAGCGTGATGACATTACGCCGCTGGCGATGGGCGGCAACAAGCTCAGAAAACTGGAATATCTGGCCGCTGCCGCGCTGGCGCAGGGTGCCGATACGCTGGTCACCGCCGGGGCGATCCAGTCCAACCACGTCCGCCAGACGGCGGCAGTGGCGGCGAAACTGGGCCTTAAATGCGTCGCGCTGCTGGAAAACCCGATTGGCACCACCGAACCCAATTATCTGACCAACGGCAACCGCCTGTTGCTGGATTTATTCAATGCCGACGTGGTGATGTGCGACGAACTGCATGACCCGATGGCGCAGCTGGCAGAATTAGCCGAACGTCTGGAAGGGCAAGGTTTCCGCCCGTATGTTGTGCCGGTCGGCGGTTCAAACGCACTGGGTGCACTGGGTTACGTACAGTGCGCGCTGGAAATTGCTGAGCAGTCTTCCGCGAATTTCGTCGACTTCAGCGCCATTGTGGTGGCGTCGGGCAGTGCGGGCACGCACGCCGGGCTGGCGGTCGCATTGCAGCATTTAATGCCAGATACTCAACTGATTGGCGTGACAGTGTCACGAAAGGCCGATGCGCAGCGTCCAAAAGTGGAAGCCATTGCCCGTGATGTCGCCGTCAGTTTGCAGTTGGATGAAAAAAACCCGCAGATTATTTTGTGGGACGAGTATTTTGCGCCGCGCTACGGTGAGCCGAATGAAGCCGGAATGGCGGCGGTGAAACTGCTGGCGGAGCAGGAAGCGATGCTGCTGGATCCGGTGTATACCGGCAAGGCGATGGCCGGTTTGCTCGACGGTATTGAGCGCGGCTTATTCCCTGACGAAGGCCCGATCCTGTTCATTCATACCGGCGGTGCACCGGCACTGTTTGCTTATCATCCGCAAGTGTGA
- a CDS encoding YqaE/Pmp3 family membrane protein: MGFWRVLITILVPPLGVLIGNGFGGAFLLNIILTLCGYLPGLIHGFWVQTRK, from the coding sequence ATGGGATTCTGGAGAGTTTTGATCACTATCCTGGTACCGCCGTTGGGCGTACTGATAGGAAACGGATTTGGCGGCGCTTTTTTGCTGAATATTATCCTGACACTGTGTGGTTATCTGCCGGGACTGATCCACGGCTTCTGGGTGCAAACCCGCAAGTAA
- a CDS encoding FliC/FljB family flagellin has product MGQVINTNTLSLMTQNNMNKSQSALSTAIERLSSGLRINSAKDDAAGQAIANRFTSNINGLTQASRNANDGISVAQTTEGSLSEINNNLQRIRELSVQAANGTNSSSDLSSIQDEITSRLNEIDRVSGQTQFNGVNVLASNQTMKIQVGANDGQTISIDLQKIDSTTLGLNGFSVASNALKTSDAITQVGASGSLKNVDLSSAATSLGLDASKLSLKNVQTAAGAATATYVVSDGTNNYAASVDDTTGKVVLNTTDVSYTDTTNGVTAGTQAGQLVKVGADATGAAVGYVTVQGKDYKTAAGAIVDGGATPTAAVASAIGDISDTANVNGYTGVATSDPLKAIDAAIAKVDTFRSSLGAVQNRFDSAITNLDNTTTNLSSAQSRIQDADYATEVSAMSKAQILQQAGTSVLSKANQVPQSVLTLLQG; this is encoded by the coding sequence ATGGGCCAAGTAATCAATACCAACACGCTGTCTCTGATGACTCAGAACAACATGAACAAATCCCAGTCAGCACTGAGCACCGCTATCGAGCGTCTGTCTTCAGGTCTGCGTATTAACAGCGCTAAAGATGATGCTGCGGGCCAGGCAATTGCCAACCGTTTCACCTCTAACATCAACGGCCTGACTCAGGCTTCACGTAATGCCAACGACGGTATCTCCGTTGCGCAGACCACTGAAGGCTCACTGAGCGAAATAAACAACAACTTACAACGTATCCGTGAACTGTCTGTTCAGGCTGCTAACGGCACCAACTCCTCTTCTGACCTGTCTTCAATCCAGGATGAAATTACATCCCGTCTGAATGAAATCGACCGCGTATCGGGTCAGACTCAGTTCAACGGCGTGAACGTTCTGGCTTCTAACCAGACCATGAAAATTCAGGTTGGCGCTAACGATGGCCAGACTATCTCCATCGACCTGCAGAAAATCGACTCTACCACACTGGGTCTGAACGGTTTCTCTGTTGCAAGCAACGCGCTGAAAACCAGCGATGCCATCACTCAGGTTGGCGCAAGCGGCTCCCTGAAAAACGTTGACCTGTCTTCAGCTGCCACTTCTCTGGGCCTGGACGCAAGCAAACTGTCTCTGAAAAACGTTCAGACTGCTGCTGGCGCTGCCACTGCAACTTACGTTGTTTCTGATGGTACTAACAACTACGCGGCGTCTGTAGATGATACTACCGGTAAAGTTGTTCTGAACACCACCGACGTTTCTTACACTGACACCACCAACGGTGTGACTGCCGGTACTCAGGCAGGTCAGCTGGTTAAAGTGGGCGCAGATGCTACTGGCGCAGCAGTGGGTTACGTTACCGTTCAGGGTAAAGACTACAAAACTGCAGCAGGCGCAATCGTAGACGGCGGTGCAACCCCTACCGCAGCTGTTGCCAGCGCAATCGGCGACATTTCTGATACGGCTAACGTTAACGGTTACACCGGTGTTGCAACTTCAGATCCACTGAAAGCAATCGACGCTGCAATCGCTAAAGTTGACACCTTCCGTTCTTCACTGGGTGCGGTTCAGAACCGTTTCGATTCTGCAATCACTAACCTGGACAACACCACCACTAACCTGTCTTCTGCACAGAGCCGTATTCAGGATGCTGACTACGCAACTGAAGTTTCTGCAATGTCTAAAGCGCAGATCCTGCAACAAGCAGGTACTTCAGTATTGTCTAAAGCTAACCAGGTTCCTCAGTCCGTACTGACCCTGCTGCAAGGCTAA
- the fliT gene encoding flagella biosynthesis regulatory protein FliT, giving the protein MDQHQYLVNEYQLILSLSEQMLRLAQDEKWDELVELEFSYVKAVEATTKLPMSEQTSIMIQNDIRRYLRIILDNENTIKILLQARMNTLTQLIGQSSRQQQVNTTYGKIDLRSIAFGDHQ; this is encoded by the coding sequence ATGGATCAACATCAGTATCTGGTTAATGAATATCAACTGATCCTGTCTTTAAGCGAGCAGATGTTGCGGCTGGCACAAGATGAAAAATGGGATGAGCTGGTCGAACTTGAGTTCAGCTATGTGAAAGCGGTGGAAGCGACCACCAAATTACCGATGTCAGAACAGACGTCGATAATGATTCAGAATGATATTCGCCGGTACTTACGCATCATTCTGGATAATGAAAATACGATAAAGATATTATTACAGGCCCGGATGAATACGCTCACCCAGCTGATTGGTCAGTCGTCCAGACAACAACAAGTGAACACGACGTACGGAAAAATTGATCTCCGTTCGATCGCCTTTGGCGATCACCAATAA
- a CDS encoding helix-turn-helix transcriptional regulator gives MLVINNGQTLSVTHHLPENGPFSCAIMAWDHQLLGDTALYATGFSPPLIAVDTLQVIPHIPAAFKQSFTDTHSAILWHHGLPAPITRHRMLEQLLWLSQLGVRYSLQHSESVTQRVRELLVDNLHKSFTAAEVAEQLMMNEVMLRRRLAAEDCVLRNLMIDVRMTQALRLLQCTDLAISNIAHQVGYESGSRFAERFRKRFGFAPTAIRGHMRPLSAQTMTYNN, from the coding sequence ATGCTGGTGATCAACAACGGACAAACCCTCAGTGTGACCCATCACCTGCCGGAAAATGGCCCGTTCAGTTGCGCCATCATGGCATGGGATCACCAGCTACTCGGTGACACGGCCCTTTACGCCACAGGTTTTTCACCGCCGCTGATTGCCGTTGACACCCTGCAAGTTATTCCGCACATTCCGGCGGCCTTCAAACAAAGTTTCACAGACACCCACAGCGCCATTCTCTGGCATCACGGCCTGCCCGCACCGATTACCCGCCACCGCATGTTGGAACAATTACTCTGGTTGTCGCAGCTGGGTGTCCGCTATTCCTTGCAGCACAGTGAAAGCGTGACACAGCGCGTACGGGAATTACTGGTCGATAATTTGCATAAATCCTTTACGGCGGCGGAAGTGGCGGAGCAACTGATGATGAATGAAGTGATGTTGCGTCGCCGGCTGGCGGCTGAAGATTGTGTTCTGCGCAATCTGATGATTGATGTTCGCATGACGCAGGCGCTGCGGTTATTGCAATGTACCGATCTGGCGATTTCCAATATTGCTCACCAGGTGGGTTACGAAAGCGGTTCCCGTTTTGCCGAACGTTTTCGGAAACGTTTCGGATTTGCCCCCACGGCTATCCGTGGCCACATGCGCCCGCTTTCAGCACAAACGATGACTTATAACAACTAA